A single Acropora palmata chromosome 5, jaAcrPala1.3, whole genome shotgun sequence DNA region contains:
- the LOC141881149 gene encoding uncharacterized protein LOC141881149, producing MILVKKTTGGNELCLHESILLEKRDRAVEEARKESEQELTEEEIKEIRSEVSMVDKQEIGRVPDSDDEDAKKDLQLKRRMNLEKGRRVARENQQKGSRIWHAIKHMPREGRLHITDILDIARKENVPQAHRPPAEQQVSARLTPMKSSTSSSSTAILQNHQKKRRLSLQKHKPSTSTKSTGAATNTTLPLGHSQERQNLMVTAGAMRASTAIDLDPPDDISFLDNFLFEDDFTD from the exons ATGATCTTGGTTAAGAAAACGACTGGCGGAAATGAACTGTGTCTGCATGAGAGCATTCTTTTG GAGAAAAGAGACAGAGCTGTGGAGGAGGCACGGAAGGAAAGTGAACAGGAGCtaacagaagaagaaattaaagagATAAGATCAGAGGTATCAATGGTGGACAAACAAGAAATTGGGCGGGTGCCAGATTCAGATGATGAAGACGCGAAAAAAGATCTACAGTTAAAGCGCAGGATGAATTTAGAGAAGGGAAGGAGGGTGGCACGAGAGAACCAACAGAAAGGTAGTAGAATCTGGCATGCAATAAAACACATGCCACGAGAGGGCAGGCTACACATAACAGATATCTTGGACATagcaaggaaagaaaatgtgCCTCAAGCTCATCGTCCACCAGCAGAACAACAGGTAAGTGCCCGACTGACCCCGATGAAGAGTTCGACATCATCGAGCTCAACTGCAATTCTACAAAACCATCAAAAGAAGAGGAGACTGTCTTTACAAAAGCATAAACCAAGTACTTCGACGAAATCCACAGGGGCAGCTACCAATACCACTTTACCATTAGGGCATTCACAAGAACGGCAAAATTTAATGGTTACTGCCGGGGCCATGCGTGCTTCAACAGCAATTGATTTGGACCCACCAGATGatatttcatttcttgataactttttgtttgaGGATGATTTCACTGATTAG
- the LOC141881140 gene encoding uncharacterized protein LOC141881140, protein MVLKYKDKDIATLDEIQKLKAKDLRDILKSHSESTGGMKADLVLKVYALLMRHVLPSSNANSGENEEVPSPQDQEQGQDECDFKYEVTMRRISALGWSSDLRDLPEMNFIQLYDYLVVSTRKYRHIVLKRTHYKKLKSYQFFFEGHVKKLETKLFENKTYVRANVLPSMKRTPYRVVVEFAPTCDVLRAACTCPAGLGLHGYGKCNHAGGVLFAIEDFIRRGLQHNPEPLTCTSRLSVWVVPRKQSVGAKPLDKVLIRKIRFGKKNIRTQPKIINFDPRAPHQRTRDEQGFKKFCENLQDCVPSSSFFLFHDLKSKCADANVQSTSTVDEGVEDQVSTAFTENYDIATNRFKAIVDEHISNMTITDEEIRETERLTRGQNKNQLWFDKRRSLLTASNFGKAAKTKVEPSKKLKAMLYANFTTEAVQYGIESEEKAVAIYIKDMSEKGITVKVDEVGLLQSKEKPFLAASLDRIITNVVTNEKWGMEIKSPLSKAGMTVDDACKSKNFCLEKLNDGTIRLKRNHDYYIQVQGQLYSASNLALKGIAFILYFGEGMPLFKENISFDSSRWREELLPRLEYFFKRALFPEILTKRVERGKLLYLHGGWIPYGQYSCAVSGLKLRFNRAQ, encoded by the coding sequence atgGTTTTGAAATACAAAGACAAAGACATAGCGACTCTGGATGAAATCCAAAAGCTCAAGGCAAAAGATCTGCGAGATATTTTGAAATCTCACTCCGAATCAACGGGCGGAATGAAGGCTGATTTAGTGCTGAAAGTGTATGCCTTATTGATGCGACATGTTTTGCCATCGTCTAATGCAAATAGCGGGGAAAATGAAGAAGTTCCTTCACCTCAGGACCAAGAGCAAGGTCAAGACGAATGCGACTTCAAATACGAagtgaccatgagaaggatTTCAGCTCTTGGATGGTCAAGCGATCTTCGGGATTTGCCGGAGATGAACTTTATTCAGCTATACGACTACCTCGTTGTTTCCACTCGCAAATATCGCCACATCgttttgaaaagaacacactacaaaaaactgaagtcgtatcaattttttttcgaagGACACGTTAAAAAGTTGGAAActaaactttttgaaaacaaaacttatgTAAGAGCGAACGTTCTCCCCTCAATGAAGAGGACGCCATACAGAGTTGTCGTCGAGTTTGCACCTACTTGCGATGTTTTACGCGCGGCATGTACTTGTCCTGCTGGTCTCGGGCTGCATGGCTACGGGAAATGCAACCACGCTGGAGGGGTGCTCTTTGCCATCGAAGATTTTATTAGAAGAGGTTTGCAGCATAACCCAGAGCCTCTAACATGCACGTCACGACTGTCGGTGTGGGTTGTACCAAGAAAGCAAAGTGTTGGAGCGAAGCCGCTTGACAAAGTGTTGATCCGCAAAATACGATTCGGGAAAAAGAACATCAGAACACAACCCAAAATAATAAACTTCGATCCTAGGGCTCCACATCAGCGAACCCGTGACGAACAAGGATTTAAAAAGTTCTGCGAAAACCTCCAGGACTGTGTGCCTTCGAgttccttctttctttttcatgatctTAAGTCAAAATGTGCAGATGCTAATGTGCAATCGACTTCAACCGTAGATGAGGGTGTGGAGGATCAAGTGAGCACAGCCTTCACTGAAAATTATGACATTGCTACCAATCGTTTCAAAGCTATTGTGGACGAGCACATTTCAAACATGACAATAACCGATGAGGAGATTCGTGAAACTGAACGTCTAACGAGggggcaaaacaaaaaccagcTGTGGTTTGACAAACGAAGATCTTTACTGACAGCTTCAAATTTTGGCAAAGCAGCTAAAACTAAAGTGGAGCCATCGAAGAAACTTAAAGCAATGCTGTATGCTAATTTTACGACGGAGGCTGTTCAGTATGGCATTGAAAGCGAGGAAAAAGCTGTGGCCATTTACATAAAAGATATGTCAGAAAAGGGGATCACTGTCAAGGTGGACGAGGTGGGACTTTTACAgtccaaagaaaaaccctttTTAGCAGCTAGTCTGGATCGAATCATAACAAACGTGGTCACAAACGAAAAGTGGGGAATGGAGATAAAATCACCTCTGAGCAAAGCAGGCATGACAGTTGATGATGCCTGCAAAAGTAAAAACTTTTGTCTAGAAAAACTCAATGATGGAACAATTagactgaaaagaaatcatGACTATTACATTCAAGTGCAAGGTCAACTCTATTCAGCTTCTAACTTAGCCCTTAAAGGTATTGCTTTTATTCTGTATTTTGGAGAAGGAATGCCTCtgttcaaagaaaacatttcctTTGACAGCAGTCGGTGGAGAGAAGAACTTCTCCCCAGACTTGAGTACTTTTTTAAAAGGGCCCTTTTCCCTGAGATTCTTACGAAGAGGGTTGAGAGAGGAAAGTTGTTGTATCTCCATGGTGGATGGATACCCTATGGGCAATACTCCTGTGCAGTTAGTGGACTGAAGTTAAGATTTAATAGAGCCCAGTGA
- the LOC141881136 gene encoding speckle targeted PIP5K1A-regulated poly(A) polymerase-like isoform X2 codes for MTDEESVSSILQQKTLPLLGGKRLIVKERSVNKDSLCSALPRPKINKPRKDSRPHPYTQQWQNAQMAAFVSEELAKKLRSSVYKIDEQINLLMEEFCLTEEDVKLRGLVCQLLKEVFLEVYSSASVVPFGSTVSGAGWKGSDLDICLLTDDPSDAVDLDFSVVIDTLRSFAPGCVNIIPVLSAKCPLIKFKHQPSDLACDLSINNRLGVANSELLRCYMSLDPRIPQLIFIVKAWAKAKGLSVYRQLSNYALTVLVLYFLQIQVPPVIPSLQQGFSAWIKKETDEHYASCIYLEPQPIDSWDCSFFKDFSRLMPSINAKSVGQLLEEFFLFFSTEFDSSKFVVSIRTGRTTTISTILEELRVVKSVNTEDHLPDFGEKNNKETCSSSESDLMSVENFKERVPGALKNCSSNADSGTKHGKQVQFKVSALIVQDPFELTHNLTQNIPESSYKCIMDLMKDAYKICKNLNNMSGNANHQTTLLELLTVHKTAKKRKGTNSHSFFVAHQQSEDEVLCPMGLSSTADVFHFILGNLEREFGIKCERRSSAKKQRSENNDSEALSQVTQLHVMPQDSWDPALQIQECTADVGKSQNDEQTGERNGGDIDKIAEDFSAICTAFENTWTHSRKERHIFIDCQ; via the exons ATGACAGATGAAGAGAGTGTTTCCAGTATACTACAGCAGAAAACACTGCCTCTTCTTGGTGGTAAACGTCTGATAGTGAAAGAAAGATCAGTAAACAAAGATAGCCTTTGTAGTGCATTGCCAAgaccaaaaataaacaaacccAGGAAGGACTCAAGACCCCATCCTTATACTCAGCAGTGGCAAAATGCACAAATGGCAGCATTTGTGTCTGAGGAACTTGCAAAAAAGTTGAGATCATCAGTTTACAAA atagATGAGCAGATAAACTTGTTGATGGAAGAGTTTTGTCTTACTGAAGAGGATGTCAAGTTACGTGGATTAGTGTGTCAACTTTTAAAAGAGGTTTTCCTTGAAGTATACAGTAGTGCATCTGTCGTACCATTTGGTTCTACTGTGAGTGGTGCTGGTTGGAAAGGAAGTGACTTAGACATCTGCCTTTTGACTGACGACCCAAGTGATGCTGTTGATTTGGATTTTTCAGTAGTTATTGATACATTACGTAGCTTTGCTCCTGGATGCGTGAATATTATTCCTGTGCTGAGTGCCAAGTGTCCTCTCATAAAGTTTAAGCACCAACCATCAGATTTGGCCTGTGATTTGTCCATCAATAACAG ATTGGGTGTGGCAAACTCTGAACTTCTCCGCTGCTACATGTCTCTTGATCCCAGAATTCCTCAGCTGATTTTCATTGTGAAAGCCTGGGCAAAAGCCAAAGGTCTGTCTGTTTACAGACAGCTATCAAATTATGCCTTGACAGTCTTAGTGCTGTACTTCCTCCAGATACAAGTTCCTCCTGTTATCCCTTCCTTGCAGCAGGGGTTCAGTGCTTGGatcaagaaagaaacagaTGAACATTATGCGTCGTGTATTTACCTAGAACCTCAGCCGATTGACAGCTGGGATTGCTCATTCTTCAAAGATTTTTCCAGACTAATGCCATCAATCAATGCTAAGAGTGTTG GTCAGCTGCTTGAAGaatttttcctcttcttttcgACTGAATTtgactcttctaaatttgttGTGAGTATAAGAACTGGTAGGACGACAACCATCTCTACTATTCTAGAGGAATTAAGAGTTGTAAAATCTGTTAATACAGAAGACCATCTCCCTGACTTTGGTGAGAAGAATAATAAAGAAACATGTTCTTCAAGTGAATCCGATTTAATGTCAGTGGAGAATTTCAAGGAGAGAGTTCCTGGAGCATTAAAAAATTGTTCATCAAATGCTGATAGTGGCACAAAGCATGGAAAGCAAGTTCAATTTAAAGTTTCAGCACTGATTGTTCAGGATCCATTTGAGCTGACTCATAATTTGACACAGAATATTCCGGAATCCAGTTACAAATGCATTATGGATTTGATGAAAGATGCCTACAAGATTTGCAAAAATCTAAATAACATGTCAGGCAATGCAAACCATCAAACAACCTTGCTTGAGCTATTAACTGTTCATAAAACTGCCAAGAAGAGAAAGGGTACAAACTCtcactctttttttgttgcacATCAGCAGTCTGAAGATGAAGTATTATGCCCAATGGGGCTTTCATCAACTGCAGatgtatttcattttattcttgGAAATTTAGAAAGAGAATTTGGGATAAAATGTGAAAGAAGAAGTTCAGCCAAAAAACAACGCAGTGAGAACAATGATTCTGAAGCATTGTCACAGGTTACCCAGCTGCATGTAATGCCTCAGGACAGCTGGGATCCTGCTTTGCAGATACAGGAGTGCACTGCTGATGTTGGAAAAAGCCAAAATGATGAACAAACTGGAGAAAGGAATGGGGGAGACATTGATAAAATTGCAGAGGATTTTTCAGCAATTTGTACAGCCTTTGAAAACACATGGACACATAGTCGAAAAGAAAGGC ACATCTTCATAGACTGTCAATAA
- the LOC141881136 gene encoding poly(A) RNA polymerase, mitochondrial-like isoform X1 has product MAVAKGNVWCDVCGVSLPSAALLPTHNKGKKHQRFLNLRKERELACKKSIYVRGFQNSGMIEDELTDYFNAYGEVSKVFLDKDKGVFAIVEMTDEESVSSILQQKTLPLLGGKRLIVKERSVNKDSLCSALPRPKINKPRKDSRPHPYTQQWQNAQMAAFVSEELAKKLRSSVYKIDEQINLLMEEFCLTEEDVKLRGLVCQLLKEVFLEVYSSASVVPFGSTVSGAGWKGSDLDICLLTDDPSDAVDLDFSVVIDTLRSFAPGCVNIIPVLSAKCPLIKFKHQPSDLACDLSINNRLGVANSELLRCYMSLDPRIPQLIFIVKAWAKAKGLSVYRQLSNYALTVLVLYFLQIQVPPVIPSLQQGFSAWIKKETDEHYASCIYLEPQPIDSWDCSFFKDFSRLMPSINAKSVGQLLEEFFLFFSTEFDSSKFVVSIRTGRTTTISTILEELRVVKSVNTEDHLPDFGEKNNKETCSSSESDLMSVENFKERVPGALKNCSSNADSGTKHGKQVQFKVSALIVQDPFELTHNLTQNIPESSYKCIMDLMKDAYKICKNLNNMSGNANHQTTLLELLTVHKTAKKRKGTNSHSFFVAHQQSEDEVLCPMGLSSTADVFHFILGNLEREFGIKCERRSSAKKQRSENNDSEALSQVTQLHVMPQDSWDPALQIQECTADVGKSQNDEQTGERNGGDIDKIAEDFSAICTAFENTWTHSRKERHIFIDCQ; this is encoded by the exons ATGGCGGTAGCAAAGGGAAATGTCTGGTGCGATGTTTGTGGGGTCTCTTTGCCTTCAG CTGCTTTGCTACCCACCCACAATAAAGgcaaaaaacatcaaaggTTTTTGAACCTGAGAAAGGAAAGGGAATTAGCGTGCAAAAAAAGCATATATGTCCGtggatttcaaaattcagGAATGATAGAAGATGAATTGACTGATTATTTCAATGCCTATGGAGAGGTGTCAAAAGTTTTCCTGGATAAAGACAAG GGTGTTTTTGCCATAGTAGAAATGACAGATGAAGAGAGTGTTTCCAGTATACTACAGCAGAAAACACTGCCTCTTCTTGGTGGTAAACGTCTGATAGTGAAAGAAAGATCAGTAAACAAAGATAGCCTTTGTAGTGCATTGCCAAgaccaaaaataaacaaacccAGGAAGGACTCAAGACCCCATCCTTATACTCAGCAGTGGCAAAATGCACAAATGGCAGCATTTGTGTCTGAGGAACTTGCAAAAAAGTTGAGATCATCAGTTTACAAA atagATGAGCAGATAAACTTGTTGATGGAAGAGTTTTGTCTTACTGAAGAGGATGTCAAGTTACGTGGATTAGTGTGTCAACTTTTAAAAGAGGTTTTCCTTGAAGTATACAGTAGTGCATCTGTCGTACCATTTGGTTCTACTGTGAGTGGTGCTGGTTGGAAAGGAAGTGACTTAGACATCTGCCTTTTGACTGACGACCCAAGTGATGCTGTTGATTTGGATTTTTCAGTAGTTATTGATACATTACGTAGCTTTGCTCCTGGATGCGTGAATATTATTCCTGTGCTGAGTGCCAAGTGTCCTCTCATAAAGTTTAAGCACCAACCATCAGATTTGGCCTGTGATTTGTCCATCAATAACAG ATTGGGTGTGGCAAACTCTGAACTTCTCCGCTGCTACATGTCTCTTGATCCCAGAATTCCTCAGCTGATTTTCATTGTGAAAGCCTGGGCAAAAGCCAAAGGTCTGTCTGTTTACAGACAGCTATCAAATTATGCCTTGACAGTCTTAGTGCTGTACTTCCTCCAGATACAAGTTCCTCCTGTTATCCCTTCCTTGCAGCAGGGGTTCAGTGCTTGGatcaagaaagaaacagaTGAACATTATGCGTCGTGTATTTACCTAGAACCTCAGCCGATTGACAGCTGGGATTGCTCATTCTTCAAAGATTTTTCCAGACTAATGCCATCAATCAATGCTAAGAGTGTTG GTCAGCTGCTTGAAGaatttttcctcttcttttcgACTGAATTtgactcttctaaatttgttGTGAGTATAAGAACTGGTAGGACGACAACCATCTCTACTATTCTAGAGGAATTAAGAGTTGTAAAATCTGTTAATACAGAAGACCATCTCCCTGACTTTGGTGAGAAGAATAATAAAGAAACATGTTCTTCAAGTGAATCCGATTTAATGTCAGTGGAGAATTTCAAGGAGAGAGTTCCTGGAGCATTAAAAAATTGTTCATCAAATGCTGATAGTGGCACAAAGCATGGAAAGCAAGTTCAATTTAAAGTTTCAGCACTGATTGTTCAGGATCCATTTGAGCTGACTCATAATTTGACACAGAATATTCCGGAATCCAGTTACAAATGCATTATGGATTTGATGAAAGATGCCTACAAGATTTGCAAAAATCTAAATAACATGTCAGGCAATGCAAACCATCAAACAACCTTGCTTGAGCTATTAACTGTTCATAAAACTGCCAAGAAGAGAAAGGGTACAAACTCtcactctttttttgttgcacATCAGCAGTCTGAAGATGAAGTATTATGCCCAATGGGGCTTTCATCAACTGCAGatgtatttcattttattcttgGAAATTTAGAAAGAGAATTTGGGATAAAATGTGAAAGAAGAAGTTCAGCCAAAAAACAACGCAGTGAGAACAATGATTCTGAAGCATTGTCACAGGTTACCCAGCTGCATGTAATGCCTCAGGACAGCTGGGATCCTGCTTTGCAGATACAGGAGTGCACTGCTGATGTTGGAAAAAGCCAAAATGATGAACAAACTGGAGAAAGGAATGGGGGAGACATTGATAAAATTGCAGAGGATTTTTCAGCAATTTGTACAGCCTTTGAAAACACATGGACACATAGTCGAAAAGAAAGGC ACATCTTCATAGACTGTCAATAA
- the LOC141882036 gene encoding uncharacterized protein LOC141882036 — translation MESTRDQVPSSVKTEQKRLNETEIVRLTPSVPVVNQLEKTTDPVPNPVETEQEGLSETKTVQLTTSAPGVDKVESTSDQEPNPVETEQECLNETESVQLTASAPVVDQVESTSDQVPNPVETEQECLNETEIVQPTTSASVEDELESRRDQVPSPVETLKNCFSENLTVECSTSAPVLDEMRNYEADDVYSVSENVEDIAELKEQMRVLHEQLCQRDLVLKTQRKSLEKVSGALGDNQSQQYQKDSHKCEDTQKNENEDNEEIHELPANHNAQSSSGPSTVRKVFQFVRHVGFYVGYTIVKYNLISPF, via the exons ATGGAAAGTACGAGAGATCAAGTACCCAGTTCAgttaaaactgaacaaaaacgTCTCAACGAGACCGAAATTGTGCGCCTCACCCCATCCGTTCCAGTCGTAAATCAACTAGAAAAAACCACTGATCCAGTACCAAATCCTGTGGAAACTGAACAAGAAGGTCTCAGCGAGACCAAAACTGTGCAGCTCACCACATCTGCTCCAGGCGTGGATAAAGTAGAAAGTACCAGTGATCAGGAACCAAATCCTGTGGAAACTGAACAAGAATGTCTCAACGAGACCGAGAGCGTGCAGCTCACTGCATCCGCTCCAGTCGTAGACCAAGTAGAAAGTACCAGTGATCAAGTACCAAATCCTGTGGAAACTGAACAAGAATGTCTTAACGAGACCGAGATTGTGCAGCCCACCACATCAGCTTCAGTTGAGGATGAATTGGAAAGCAGAAGAGATCAAGTACCATCTCCagttgaaactttgaaaaattgtttcagcGAGAACTTGACTGTGGAGTGCTCAACGTCAGCGCCAGTCTTGGATGAAATGAGAAACTATGAAGCAGATGATGTTTACAGTGTTTCAGAGAATGTTGAAGACATAGCTGAACTCAAAGAACAGATGAGAGTCCTTCATGAACAATTATGTCAG AGAGACTTGGTCCTAAAGACACAAAGAAAGAGTCTCGAGAAAGTGAGTGGAGCGTTGGGCGATAATCAGAGCCAGCAATATCAAAAGGATTCTCACAAATGTGAGGATACCcagaaaaacgaaaatgaaGATAACG AAGAAATACACGAGCTTCCCGCCAATCACAATGCACAGTCATCGTCTGGGCCAAGCACAGTTCGCaaagtttttcaatttgttcGTCACGTTGGATTTTACGTGGGATATACCATTGTAAAATATAATCTTATATCCCCCttttaa
- the LOC141881142 gene encoding kelch-like protein 18: MASEESLLLCVPEFSTQVFSGLHSLRKEEKLCDIELSVGDSNLRSHRVVLAAASSYFNAMFTGDLRESRQDKVILFDVEFSALEDLVNFCYTGRIEINVDNVQNLLSASSLLQLASVKQACVEFLHRVLHPTNCLGIRSFADTYSCEDLVEAADVFAVDNFSDVARSEEFLALAPEKVVQMISREEINVRKEEEVFEAVSTWVRRDEEERKDFLPELLKNVRLALISPQYLCEKVSSDELIKSNLSCRDLVDEAKDYHLMPERRYKFQSIRTKPRRCTEAAGLVYAIGGLTSAGEALSTVETYDTLIGQWVPGLPMSTLRTRVGVTVLDDKLYALGGFDGHKRLSTVECYDPQLRVWKAVAPMNTRRSALGAVALKGKIYVVGGYDGHISLNTVECYTPTTNTWSFLTPMGTLRSAAGVTELNGKIYAIGGHNGLSIFNTVEVYDSHSDKWSSSPPMGERRCRVGVATLNGRIYVCGGYNGSAFLNTVECFDPETGQWSFTAPMNTRRSRVAVVTLGGRLFAVGGYDGLCNLNTVECFDVLANQWTPVASMGMHQGGVGVAVLPRGPYA; this comes from the coding sequence ATGGCGTCAGAGGAGAGTTTGCTTCTTTGCGTGCCGGAGTTCTCCACGCAAGTTTTTTCAGGACTTCACAGTCtcagaaaggaagaaaagctCTGCGATATCGAGCTAAGTGTTGGAGATAGCAATTTAAGATCTCATAGAGTCGTTTTGGCGGCTGCAAGCAGTTACTTCAATGCCATGTTCACCGGTGACTTAAGAGAAAGCCGTCAAGATAAGGTCATCTTGTTTGACGTCGAATTTTCAGCGTTGGAAGATCTAGTGAATTTCTGTTACACCGGAAGGATAGAGATCAATGTGGACAATGTTCAAAATCTCTTAAGCGCCTCCAGTCTGTTACAGCTAGCAAGCGTGAAGCAGGCTTGCGTGGAATTTCTGCATCGCGTTCTTCACCCTACAAACTGTCTCGGCATTCGCTCGTTTGCTGACACGTACTCTTGTGAGGATCTAGTCGAAGCCGCCGATGTTTTTGCCGTGGATAATTTTTCTGATGTTGCGAGGAGTGAAGAGTTTTTAGCTCTCGCCCCAGAAAAGGTTGTGCAAATGATTTCACGGGAAGAAATAAATGTCCGTAAAGAAGAAGAGGTATTTGAGGCTGTGTCAACTTGGGTCAGGAGAGACGAAGAAGAGAGGAAAGATTTTTTGCCAGAACTGTTAAAAAATGTCAGACTTGCCCTCATAAGCCCACAATACTTGTGCGAGAAAGTGTCTTCCGATGAGCTAATTAAGAGCAATTTGAGTTGTCGTGATTTGGTCGATGAAGCGAAAGATTATCACCTTATGCCAGAGCGAAGATACAAATTTCAGTCAATTCGCACGAAGCCAAGGAGGTGCACTGAGGCAGCTGGCTTGGTTTATGCCATCGGTGGCCTAACATCTGCAGGTGAAGCTCTTAGCACAGTGGAAACATATGACACCTTGATAGGTCAGTGGGTGCCCGGCTTACCGATGAGTACATTGCGTACCCGTGTTGGTGTTACTGTGCTAGACGACAAGCTGTATGCTCTGGGAGGATTTGATGGTCATAAAAGACTCAGTACTGTTGAATGCTACGATCCACAGTTGAGGGTCTGGAAAGCAGTGGCACCAATGAACACACGTCGTAGTGCACTTGGTGCAGTTGCTCTAAAAGGAAAGATTTATGTTGTGGGTGGGTACGACGGCCATATTTCTTTGAATACAGTGGAATGTTACACGCCCACTACTAACACATGGAGTTTCCTTACCCCAATGGGAACACTCCGAAGTGCTGCTGGTGTAACAGAGCTTAATGGAAAGATTTATGCCATTGGTGGCCATAATGGATTGTCCATATTCAACACAGTGGAAGTCTATGACTCTCATTCTGATAAATGGTCTAGTTCCCCTCCCATGGGAGAGCGTAGATGTCGAGTGGGTGTGGCCACCTTGAATGGGCGAATATATGTTTGTGGAGGATACAATGGGAGTGCTTTCCTCAACACGGTGGAATGCTTCGATCCTGAAACCGGGCAATGGTCATTTACAGCCCCTATGAATACCCGTCGAAGCAGAGTGGCTGTTGTCACCTTAGGAGGAAGATTGTTTGCTGTTGGAGGGTATGATGGCCTTTGTAATCTTAACACAGTGGAATGCTTTGATGTCCTGGCAAATCAATGGACTCCTGTGGCATCTATGGGTATGCACCAAGGTGGAGTGGGGGTTGCAGTGCTTCCAAGAGGACCTTATGCTTAG